The following are encoded in a window of Sulfurimonas sp. C5 genomic DNA:
- a CDS encoding PAS domain-containing sensor histidine kinase, protein MHSQVKRHATELLELLTLHLPDMLWIKDIEGTYIYANKALCDGLLMAKDTHEVVGKNDVFFALRERGKHKDNPNWHTFGELCFNSDQVVIENNKPMRFEEFGNVKGKMLYLEVFKAPFYDRKGKIIGTVGAGRDITELKQAQESLEKNLTLLEAQRKTLEEFNEKLEEKVRYEVQKQQKQEKVMLHQSRQAAMGEMLESIAHQWRQPLNIMGLAIANIETQLAVSDIKKDELIEKLEAIAYNISYLSDTIDDFRNFLNPAADEHEAYFMPSRSIVEILRILEAQLRNCNIKIETKLDNDHFAFKGVENEFKQILFILINNATDAIKKSIKENIIKEGYICLSLESNGNVGVVKISDNGGGVPSEIQEKIFEPYFTTKHKSSGTGIGLYIAKNIIETRMKGKIKYIPEEGGSSFAVELPIHQI, encoded by the coding sequence ATGCATTCACAGGTAAAAAGACATGCTACTGAATTACTGGAACTTTTAACACTCCATCTGCCGGATATGTTATGGATTAAAGATATAGAAGGTACGTATATCTATGCAAATAAAGCACTATGTGATGGCTTGCTTATGGCAAAAGATACTCATGAAGTAGTAGGAAAAAATGATGTTTTTTTTGCTTTAAGAGAAAGAGGAAAGCATAAAGACAATCCTAATTGGCACACATTCGGAGAGTTGTGTTTTAACAGTGATCAGGTAGTTATTGAAAATAATAAGCCTATGCGTTTTGAAGAGTTTGGAAATGTAAAAGGCAAGATGCTTTATTTAGAAGTTTTTAAAGCACCCTTTTATGATCGTAAAGGAAAAATTATTGGAACTGTTGGGGCAGGACGTGATATTACTGAGTTAAAACAAGCACAAGAAAGTTTGGAAAAGAATTTAACACTTTTAGAAGCGCAGAGAAAAACGCTTGAAGAGTTTAATGAGAAACTGGAAGAAAAAGTACGTTATGAAGTACAAAAACAGCAAAAACAAGAAAAAGTAATGTTACATCAGTCCCGTCAAGCAGCAATGGGGGAGATGTTGGAATCTATTGCTCATCAATGGAGACAACCGCTTAATATAATGGGACTTGCTATTGCAAATATAGAAACACAATTGGCTGTAAGTGATATTAAAAAAGATGAACTTATAGAGAAGCTTGAAGCCATTGCTTACAATATTAGTTATTTATCAGATACTATTGATGATTTCAGAAACTTTTTAAATCCTGCTGCCGATGAACATGAAGCGTATTTTATGCCAAGTAGAAGTATTGTGGAAATATTGAGAATTTTAGAAGCACAACTAAGAAACTGTAACATTAAAATAGAAACAAAGCTAGACAACGATCATTTTGCTTTTAAAGGTGTTGAAAATGAATTTAAGCAGATCTTGTTCATACTTATAAATAATGCCACGGATGCTATTAAAAAGTCTATTAAAGAAAATATTATCAAAGAGGGGTATATTTGTCTTTCTTTAGAAAGTAACGGAAATGTAGGAGTTGTGAAAATTTCTGATAACGGTGGTGGAGTACCTAGTGAAATTCAAGAGAAGATTTTTGAACCGTACTTTACAACAAAACATAAATCTTCAGGTACAGGAATAGGACTTTATATTGCCAAAAACATTATTGAGACGAGAATGAAAGGAAAGATCAAATATATTCCTGAAGAGGGTGGTAGTTCCTTTGCAGTAGAACTCCCAATTCACCAGATTTAA
- a CDS encoding bifunctional diguanylate cyclase/phosphodiesterase: MKIEFEEKLCDCYVDPLTGLYNRLALLEYIKTNKEYTLFILDIDNFSNINNTYGYLIGDEILKNIANYLKMLKPAHGEIFRFDGDQFVFLTDQLTLNIEKEEIAQIVISFFNEMDIYETENSVVKIFFSIGIYTGQGYKLLNNANLALDDARQYKKNSYKLFDQNSSFIKNHLQHIDWIKNVRQYMEDEKFVLFYQPIIDNRTNKVVKYECLIRISNGTSYITPDNFMYACRVTGILELITRFVIKTAFEKFSKTEYSFSINITSDDINLEYLEDLLLEKCEQYNIPPSRVILEILEDITTLTKPYMLTQITSLREKGFKIALDDFGIENSNFARLIDFHPDFIKIDGVFIKDIVENTKNQIVVQTIVDFCKLCNIEVVAEFVHNKEVLEKVREFDIEFSQGFYLGKPQKELLED, encoded by the coding sequence ATGAAAATTGAATTTGAAGAGAAACTATGTGATTGTTATGTAGACCCTTTGACAGGTTTGTATAATAGATTGGCATTATTAGAATATATCAAAACAAATAAAGAATATACTTTGTTTATTTTAGATATCGATAACTTTTCAAATATTAATAATACTTATGGCTATTTAATAGGTGATGAGATACTTAAAAATATAGCAAACTACTTAAAAATGTTAAAACCGGCACACGGAGAGATTTTCCGTTTTGACGGGGATCAATTTGTTTTTTTAACAGACCAACTTACCTTAAATATTGAAAAAGAGGAGATAGCACAGATTGTTATCTCTTTTTTTAACGAGATGGATATTTATGAAACTGAGAACTCAGTAGTCAAAATCTTTTTCAGTATAGGGATATATACCGGACAGGGATATAAGTTACTGAATAATGCTAATTTAGCACTTGACGATGCACGCCAGTACAAAAAAAATTCTTACAAACTTTTTGATCAAAATTCAAGTTTCATCAAGAATCATTTACAGCATATAGACTGGATTAAAAATGTAAGACAGTATATGGAAGATGAAAAGTTTGTTCTCTTTTATCAACCTATTATAGATAACAGAACTAACAAAGTAGTGAAATACGAATGTCTGATTCGTATTTCAAATGGAACTTCATATATAACACCCGATAATTTTATGTATGCCTGTAGAGTAACTGGTATATTAGAGCTAATTACCCGCTTTGTGATTAAAACAGCGTTTGAAAAGTTTTCAAAAACAGAGTACTCTTTTTCGATCAATATTACATCGGACGATATTAATCTAGAGTATTTAGAAGATTTGTTGCTTGAAAAATGTGAACAATATAATATTCCTCCGTCACGAGTTATTTTAGAAATTTTGGAAGATATAACCACTTTAACAAAACCGTATATGCTTACACAAATTACTTCTTTAAGAGAGAAAGGATTTAAAATAGCACTGGATGATTTCGGTATTGAAAATTCAAACTTTGCAAGATTGATAGATTTTCATCCGGACTTTATTAAAATAGACGGTGTATTTATTAAAGACATAGTAGAAAATACGAAGAACCAAATTGTAGTACAGACTATTGTTGATTTTTGTAAGCTATGTAATATTGAAGTTGTTGCAGAATTTGTGCATAATAAAGAAGTTTTAGAGAAGGTTCGAGAATTCGATATAGAGTTTTCTCAAGGGTTTTACTTAGGTAAACCTCAGAAAGAACTTTTAGAAGATTAA
- a CDS encoding SulP family inorganic anion transporter, whose translation MFDIRKYTSHNIKNDILSGLVVAVALVPEAIAFSFIAEVSPIVGLYTAFILGLITAVIGGKPGMISGATGSVAVVIIGLVLEANAMLEEMGVMGDDLYIQTLNYVLLATILAGLIQVLVGVFKLGKFIRLVPQPALYGFVNGLAIVIAMAQFKFFDHQGWEMYAIVFTTMLIMYIMPKYTKVVPAGLVAIVALTVIVYFANINTLTVGNLANLSEFKGQLPQLIIPETLFSVDAILMVLPYAVIMALVGLIESLLTLAVLDEMSGKRGSGNQECIALGAGNMTCGFFGGMAGCAMIGQSIINYTSGGLGRLSSFTAAVGLLILVISLTDVLNIIPVGVLVGIMFMVSIGTFEWSSFSHFKHMPKEDLFVMLAVTIITVLEDLAVAVIAGVIISALVFAWKHARIWAKTHVEEDGTKVYSLEGPLFFGSATTFSDNFSIDQDPPKVVIDFKNARVLDFSGVEAVDSIVKKYEDAGKNLLLRHLSADCKAILKKAGPHCTYEEDDPTYKVAINY comes from the coding sequence AATATACATCACACAACATAAAAAATGATATCCTTTCAGGTTTAGTGGTTGCCGTAGCCTTAGTACCAGAAGCAATTGCATTTAGTTTTATTGCAGAAGTAAGTCCGATAGTAGGTTTGTATACTGCATTTATCCTAGGTCTAATCACTGCCGTGATAGGTGGAAAACCGGGTATGATTAGTGGAGCGACAGGAAGTGTTGCCGTAGTTATTATAGGTTTAGTTCTAGAAGCTAATGCAATGTTGGAGGAGATGGGTGTCATGGGGGATGATCTCTATATTCAAACCCTCAATTATGTTCTTCTCGCAACGATACTTGCAGGACTTATTCAAGTTTTAGTGGGTGTTTTCAAACTTGGAAAATTTATTCGTTTAGTACCTCAACCCGCACTTTACGGCTTTGTTAATGGTTTGGCTATTGTCATTGCAATGGCACAGTTTAAATTCTTCGATCACCAAGGATGGGAGATGTACGCTATAGTCTTTACTACTATGCTTATTATGTACATAATGCCAAAATATACTAAAGTTGTCCCTGCAGGTCTAGTTGCAATTGTGGCACTCACAGTTATTGTTTATTTTGCTAATATTAATACTCTGACAGTAGGAAACTTGGCAAACCTTTCAGAGTTTAAAGGACAGCTGCCACAGCTGATTATCCCTGAAACACTTTTTAGTGTGGATGCTATACTCATGGTTCTTCCATATGCTGTCATCATGGCACTTGTAGGGTTAATTGAATCACTGCTTACACTTGCTGTTTTAGATGAGATGAGCGGTAAACGCGGAAGTGGAAATCAAGAGTGTATTGCTCTGGGTGCCGGAAATATGACTTGTGGTTTCTTTGGTGGTATGGCTGGTTGTGCGATGATCGGGCAATCTATAATCAATTATACGTCAGGTGGACTTGGCCGTCTTTCTTCTTTTACAGCAGCAGTTGGTCTTTTAATACTGGTTATCTCTTTAACAGATGTACTAAATATTATTCCTGTAGGTGTTTTAGTAGGTATTATGTTTATGGTAAGTATTGGTACCTTTGAATGGTCAAGTTTTTCCCACTTTAAACATATGCCAAAAGAGGACCTTTTCGTAATGCTTGCAGTAACTATCATTACTGTTTTAGAAGACTTGGCTGTTGCAGTTATCGCAGGTGTAATCATCTCGGCATTGGTATTTGCATGGAAACATGCTCGTATCTGGGCTAAGACACATGTAGAAGAAGACGGTACAAAAGTATATTCTTTAGAAGGTCCTCTATTTTTTGGAAGTGCTACAACATTTTCTGATAACTTCTCAATTGATCAAGATCCGCCAAAAGTAGTAATTGATTTTAAAAATGCAAGAGTACTAGACTTCTCTGGTGTTGAAGCCGTTGACAGCATTGTAAAAAAATATGAAGATGCAGGAAAAAATCTCTTACTGAGACACTTAAGTGCAGACTGTAAAGCTATTCTCAAAAAAGCTGGTCCACACTGTACATATGAAGAAGACGATCCAACATATAAAGTTGCAATCAACTATTAA